In Synechococcus sp. PCC 6312, one genomic interval encodes:
- the urtB gene encoding urea ABC transporter permease subunit UrtB has product MTQLLEAVFGGLSIGSVLLLSALGLAIVFGLMGVINMAHGELMMLGAYTTFVTQNILKATPLAPVYIFVALIAAFIVTALVGLLLERSVVRFLYGRPLETLLATWGVSLILQQLVRSVSWQFVTGLGIFCLLYFGAQSLLAWKTDFDRIRNWFIGIMLPLSAIIALVVSNVLGNAYKLAFTKPWFGTQGVDVTAPQWLRGGLVIDTYQLPYTRLFIIILTILCLVAVYWFLNQTAWGLRIRAVTQNRSMSACLGIPTQKVDALTFAIGSGLAGIAGCAVALLGSVSSNTGQAYIVDTFMVVVVGGVGKLVGSIVAAGTIGTLSYVIGSNALSPLIGFNDQIKTVLEFFATASMAKVVVFALIIVFLQFRPAGLFPQKGRTVDA; this is encoded by the coding sequence TTGACACAGCTTTTAGAAGCGGTTTTCGGTGGCTTAAGTATTGGCTCTGTTTTGCTCCTCTCTGCCCTTGGCCTGGCGATTGTTTTTGGCCTGATGGGGGTGATCAATATGGCCCACGGTGAATTGATGATGTTGGGGGCCTACACCACGTTTGTGACCCAAAACATTCTCAAAGCCACACCCTTGGCCCCCGTTTATATCTTTGTCGCCCTGATTGCGGCCTTCATTGTCACCGCTTTGGTGGGCTTGCTCTTGGAGCGAAGTGTGGTGCGGTTTCTCTATGGCAGACCTCTAGAAACCCTCTTGGCGACTTGGGGAGTGAGTCTGATTCTCCAACAGCTTGTTCGTAGTGTCAGTTGGCAATTTGTGACGGGCCTGGGGATTTTTTGTTTGCTCTATTTTGGGGCGCAATCGTTGCTGGCCTGGAAAACTGACTTTGACCGCATCCGTAACTGGTTTATCGGGATTATGCTCCCCTTGTCGGCCATTATTGCCCTGGTGGTCTCCAATGTCTTGGGCAATGCCTATAAGCTTGCTTTTACAAAACCCTGGTTTGGCACTCAAGGTGTAGATGTCACGGCTCCCCAATGGTTACGGGGTGGATTGGTGATTGATACCTACCAGCTTCCCTATACCCGCCTATTCATCATTATTTTGACCATTCTCTGTCTGGTTGCCGTTTATTGGTTTTTAAATCAGACGGCCTGGGGCTTACGAATTCGCGCCGTGACCCAAAATCGCTCCATGAGTGCTTGTCTAGGGATTCCGACCCAAAAAGTGGATGCGCTCACCTTTGCCATTGGTTCAGGCCTGGCGGGAATTGCCGGATGTGCGGTGGCTCTTTTAGGGTCTGTGAGTTCCAACACTGGCCAAGCCTATATTGTCGATACCTTCATGGTGGTGGTCGTGGGTGGGGTTGGTAAATTGGTCGGGAGTATTGTTGCGGCTGGTACTATTGGCACCCTGAGCTATGTGATTGGCTCCAACGCCCTTTCCCCGTTAATTGGCTTTAATGACCAAATCAAAACAGTCCTAGAGTTCTTTGCAACGGCCAGTATGGCCAAGGTGGTCGTTTTTGCCTTAATTATTGTTTTTCTCCAATTCCGGCCAGCGGGTTTATTCCCCCAGAAAGGCCGCACAGTGGATGCCTAG
- the urtD gene encoding urea ABC transporter ATP-binding protein UrtD, with protein MSGKLLSISNLTVSFDGFKAINNLNFSMEEGELRVVIGPNGAGKTTFMDCITGKTKPTSGTVIFKGKDLRPYAEYEIARMGMGIGRKFQTPRVFLNLTPRENLELSCFRKKNLFGSLFAKTSKREKLTVDEVLETVGLEHKADMLSALLSHGEKQRLEIGMLVAQSPDLMLVDEPVAGLTDEETEKVGDLLLALSKTHSIMVIEHDMEFVRQIAKQVTVLHQGSVLFEGNMDEVQNDPRVIEVYLGKQED; from the coding sequence ATGAGCGGGAAACTATTGAGCATCAGCAATCTGACCGTTAGTTTTGACGGCTTCAAGGCCATTAACAACCTTAATTTCAGCATGGAAGAAGGGGAACTCCGGGTTGTGATTGGCCCCAATGGTGCCGGAAAAACTACCTTCATGGACTGCATTACGGGCAAAACTAAACCCACCTCTGGGACTGTTATTTTTAAAGGGAAGGACTTACGCCCCTACGCTGAATATGAAATTGCCCGGATGGGAATGGGGATTGGCCGCAAATTTCAAACGCCTCGGGTTTTTCTAAATCTCACTCCCAGAGAAAACTTAGAACTTTCCTGTTTCCGTAAAAAAAACTTATTTGGCTCACTCTTTGCTAAGACATCTAAGCGAGAAAAACTCACCGTTGATGAGGTGCTGGAAACAGTTGGCCTGGAACACAAAGCAGATATGCTTTCCGCACTTCTTTCTCATGGAGAAAAGCAACGCTTAGAAATTGGGATGCTTGTGGCTCAATCACCCGACTTAATGTTGGTTGATGAACCTGTGGCTGGCTTAACTGATGAAGAAACGGAAAAAGTCGGGGATTTGCTTCTAGCTTTGTCCAAAACTCACTCGATTATGGTGATTGAGCATGATATGGAGTTTGTCCGCCAGATTGCCAAACAGGTAACGGTCTTACATCAAGGGTCGGTTTTATTTGAAGGCAATATGGACGAGGTACAAAATGACCCGCGGGTGATTGAGGTTTATCTCGGCAAACAAGAAGATTAA
- the urtE gene encoding urea ABC transporter ATP-binding subunit UrtE produces MISQDNSKNQYLDNDGQPTLKVDGLNVYYGESHILRDVDMGVAPGKMVCLIGRNGVGKTTLLKTIMGLLKPRRGDIAFQGASIKNLTSDQRARAGIGYVPQGREIIPRLTVGENLLLGLEATKGGVKPNAKVPEEIYELFPVLKTMLNRMGGDLSGGQQQQLAIARALMGKPRLLVLDEPTEGIQPSIILEIEAAVKRIVRETGISVLLVEQHLHFVRQADWYYAMQKGGIVSQGPTSELSNDVIQKFLAV; encoded by the coding sequence ATGATTTCTCAAGATAACTCGAAGAATCAGTATTTAGATAATGATGGTCAACCCACTTTGAAGGTTGATGGACTGAATGTCTATTACGGTGAGAGTCATATCCTCCGGGATGTGGACATGGGGGTAGCTCCAGGTAAAATGGTCTGTCTGATTGGGCGCAATGGAGTCGGTAAAACAACCCTGCTTAAGACGATTATGGGACTCCTCAAACCCCGCCGCGGCGATATTGCCTTTCAAGGAGCATCAATTAAGAACTTGACTTCAGATCAACGGGCGCGGGCGGGAATTGGCTATGTTCCCCAAGGGCGGGAGATTATTCCCAGGTTGACGGTGGGTGAGAATTTATTGCTGGGCCTGGAGGCGACTAAGGGCGGTGTCAAGCCCAATGCTAAAGTCCCCGAAGAAATTTATGAATTGTTTCCGGTTTTGAAAACCATGCTGAATCGGATGGGCGGTGACTTGAGCGGTGGACAGCAACAGCAGTTGGCGATTGCTCGGGCCTTGATGGGAAAACCTCGTCTTTTAGTTTTGGATGAGCCAACGGAAGGAATTCAACCCTCGATCATTCTGGAAATTGAAGCTGCGGTGAAACGGATTGTTCGAGAAACGGGAATTTCGGTATTACTTGTGGAGCAGCATTTACACTTTGTCCGCCAGGCCGATTGGTACTATGCCATGCAAAAAGGCGGGATTGTGTCTCAGGGGCCAACCAGCGAACTGAGTAATGATGTGATTCAAAAATTCTTAGCGGTTTAA
- the ureG gene encoding urease accessory protein UreG encodes MSSHALRVGVAGPVGSGKTALVASLCQALRQTHELAVVTNDIYTQEDANFLVRNQALEAERILGVETGGCPHTAIREDASMNLVAIAELETKLRGLDIIFVESGGDNLAATFSPELVDITLYVIDVAAGDKIPRKGGPGITKSDLLVINKIDLAPYVGADLEVMAQDAQKMRGKKPFLMTNLKTGAGLEYVIEFVLAQLPPRPIAVMA; translated from the coding sequence ATGTCCAGTCATGCTTTGCGAGTTGGGGTGGCCGGGCCAGTCGGTTCGGGAAAAACAGCCCTGGTTGCCTCTCTCTGCCAGGCCCTGCGCCAAACCCATGAATTGGCCGTTGTCACCAATGACATTTATACCCAAGAGGATGCAAATTTTCTGGTTCGTAATCAGGCCCTAGAGGCAGAACGCATCCTGGGGGTCGAAACAGGCGGCTGTCCCCATACGGCCATTCGGGAAGATGCCTCCATGAATTTAGTCGCGATTGCGGAACTGGAAACTAAACTCAGGGGCCTGGACATCATTTTTGTTGAAAGTGGGGGGGATAATTTAGCGGCCACCTTTAGCCCCGAATTGGTGGATATTACCCTCTATGTGATTGATGTGGCGGCCGGAGATAAGATTCCCCGCAAAGGTGGGCCTGGAATTACCAAGTCCGACCTATTGGTGATTAACAAAATTGATCTGGCCCCTTATGTGGGTGCAGACCTAGAGGTCATGGCCCAAGATGCCCAAAAAATGCGGGGTAAAAAGCCCTTTTTAATGACCAATTTGAAAACTGGGGCTGGCCTGGAGTATGTTATTGAGTTTGTCTTAGCGCAACTCCCACCCCGACCCATCGCTGTAATGGCCTAA
- a CDS encoding cytochrome b/b6 domain-containing protein codes for MPYQPALLRILHGLITALVIFALVSGFWVYNTYDHRWGQLPLPNLEDIQGIHGTGALTFLIVLPLFAIYSFHWGYRRLVQPQSWQQLQKVGQPSSWVALQKILNSVMLLAATFAAITGRLMQEEWLPRGELNHWAYLGHLLAWLVMLVVLVLHIGLGVKVGGVPLVVAMFQLKVRASDHPKTWLQGWRLMSSKLLLVWEIIVISGIIAAFILPAFSA; via the coding sequence ATGCCCTACCAACCCGCGCTGCTACGAATTCTTCATGGACTAATCACAGCCTTAGTTATTTTTGCCTTAGTTTCAGGATTTTGGGTTTATAACACCTACGATCATCGCTGGGGTCAACTACCGCTGCCAAATTTAGAGGATATTCAAGGAATTCATGGGACAGGGGCCCTAACATTTCTGATTGTCTTACCCCTATTCGCAATCTATAGTTTTCATTGGGGATATCGTCGCTTAGTTCAACCCCAATCCTGGCAACAACTCCAAAAGGTTGGACAACCGAGTAGCTGGGTGGCACTCCAGAAAATATTGAATTCCGTGATGTTACTAGCGGCAACCTTTGCAGCCATTACTGGACGCTTGATGCAAGAAGAATGGTTACCGCGGGGCGAGCTAAATCATTGGGCCTACTTGGGACATCTACTTGCCTGGCTGGTGATGCTGGTGGTTTTGGTTCTGCACATTGGCCTGGGGGTCAAGGTCGGCGGAGTTCCCCTAGTTGTGGCAATGTTTCAACTGAAAGTGCGGGCCAGTGATCATCCTAAAACATGGCTTCAAGGATGGCGGTTAATGTCCTCAAAGCTTCTGCTAGTCTGGGAAATTATAGTTATTAGTGGAATTATTGCGGCCTTCATTCTCCCTGCCTTCAGTGCCTAA
- a CDS encoding HindVP family restriction endonuclease codes for MAHPGLFGIVHSNRNFAEQENWGKNCFNSSFPMALCCYMSHMNISPVYISIDNKLNIKHEKESVSQLFGIPSNSSDLFFGFETVYLPYQNFVHGIYYSADVVLSNKITRHQFRCFEIKLTALPDNTTCSLSDSEFSCEIVVRPSTIAFVALGIVNHISNTGLVQIFSRLLSPICSQIQNWQDKNEILIHLSHFKQAMIDVISFLLNQKQKIYTQQPLVIQPVWKTLGKSSTLHDNCLDTFIWSDLALILLPLHQINTSRRTQNISRPARTIIWLIKMLYDFIINGQINIAQVIDTLTYDTKNDKAFAASGRVTHPFLSSPELTQPRIKKSEIKNIILNGGQNLLSPERRFDAIIVNTPGLF; via the coding sequence ATGGCGCACCCTGGATTATTTGGCATCGTCCACTCAAATCGAAACTTTGCAGAGCAGGAGAATTGGGGAAAAAATTGCTTCAATAGCTCATTCCCTATGGCCCTGTGTTGCTATATGAGTCACATGAACATTTCTCCTGTCTACATTTCTATTGATAATAAACTGAATATTAAGCATGAAAAGGAGTCGGTATCTCAATTATTTGGTATTCCTTCAAATTCCTCAGACTTATTTTTTGGTTTTGAAACAGTATACTTGCCATATCAAAACTTTGTTCACGGAATTTATTACTCTGCTGATGTTGTTTTGAGCAACAAGATAACTAGGCATCAATTCAGGTGCTTTGAAATCAAACTTACGGCATTACCTGACAATACAACTTGCAGTTTAAGTGATAGTGAATTTAGCTGTGAAATCGTAGTGCGACCGAGCACTATCGCATTTGTAGCACTGGGTATAGTTAACCACATTTCTAACACTGGATTAGTTCAGATATTTTCTAGGTTACTAAGCCCAATTTGTAGTCAAATACAGAATTGGCAGGATAAGAACGAAATACTGATTCACCTTAGTCATTTTAAGCAAGCTATGATTGACGTTATATCTTTTTTGCTAAATCAAAAACAAAAGATATACACTCAACAACCGCTAGTAATCCAACCAGTTTGGAAGACCCTAGGTAAATCATCAACACTACATGATAACTGTCTTGATACTTTTATTTGGTCAGATTTGGCGTTAATCTTGTTGCCGCTTCATCAAATTAATACATCAAGAAGAACTCAAAACATATCAAGACCAGCCCGTACAATAATTTGGTTAATTAAGATGCTTTATGACTTTATAATCAATGGGCAGATTAATATAGCTCAAGTCATAGATACGCTAACATATGATACCAAGAACGATAAAGCTTTTGCAGCCAGTGGACGGGTAACGCACCCATTCCTATCTAGTCCAGAACTAACTCAGCCACGGATCAAGAAATCTGAAATTAAAAATATAATCCTAAATGGTGGGCAAAATCTTTTAAGTCCTGAACGCAGATTCGATGCCATTATCGTCAATACCCCCGGATTATTTTGA
- a CDS encoding DNA cytosine methyltransferase, with protein sequence MFFSKSLRVIDLFSGCGGMSLGFQSAGYDVVAAYDNWPPAIHVYQQNFDHPILNIDLGDPLLSFQEFEEFDAEIIIGGPPCQDFSHAGKRNEELGRADLTITFARIITYVKPKLFVMENVDRILRSKKYEVAKDLLKKAGYGLTEVILNASFCHVPQNRKRLFLIGDLGAYDHFMNHFLEHNLSSVPLTVRQYFEEELGNSLDTEYYYRHPRNYSRRAIYSIDEPSATIRGVNRPIPKNYQIHPADACDSLDRVRPLTTRERATIQTFPINFLFSGTKTNIEQMIGNAVPVKLAHYVATSVMSYIKCKEQNQLITYEQLSFLSSQLQSAPSLVSLR encoded by the coding sequence ATGTTTTTCAGTAAAAGCCTTAGGGTAATTGACTTATTTTCTGGCTGTGGTGGAATGTCACTTGGCTTTCAATCTGCTGGCTATGATGTTGTTGCTGCTTACGATAATTGGCCTCCAGCGATTCATGTCTATCAACAAAACTTTGATCATCCAATACTGAATATTGACTTAGGCGATCCTCTACTTAGTTTTCAAGAATTTGAAGAGTTTGATGCTGAAATAATTATTGGTGGCCCACCTTGCCAAGATTTCTCTCATGCTGGAAAAAGAAATGAAGAATTAGGTAGAGCAGATTTAACCATAACATTTGCAAGAATTATTACCTATGTTAAGCCAAAACTATTTGTTATGGAGAATGTAGATCGCATCTTAAGAAGTAAAAAATATGAAGTTGCCAAAGACTTGCTCAAGAAAGCTGGATACGGATTAACTGAAGTTATATTAAATGCTAGTTTCTGTCATGTCCCACAAAATCGCAAAAGACTCTTTCTAATCGGTGATTTAGGTGCTTATGATCACTTTATGAATCATTTTTTAGAACACAATCTTAGTTCCGTTCCTCTAACAGTACGTCAATATTTTGAAGAAGAATTAGGGAATAGCTTAGATACAGAATATTATTATAGACACCCTAGAAACTATTCTCGTAGAGCAATATATAGCATTGATGAACCAAGTGCCACAATTCGTGGGGTAAATCGTCCAATTCCGAAAAATTATCAAATTCATCCTGCTGATGCTTGTGATTCACTTGATAGAGTACGCCCATTAACTACGAGAGAACGTGCCACAATTCAAACTTTCCCGATTAACTTTCTATTTTCGGGTACAAAGACTAATATTGAGCAGATGATTGGCAATGCTGTCCCTGTAAAACTTGCCCATTATGTTGCCACATCGGTTATGAGCTATATCAAGTGTAAAGAGCAGAACCAATTAATTACTTATGAGCAGCTTTCTTTCCTTTCTTCTCAACTTCAATCCGCTCCCAGTTTAGTTTCTTTAAGGTAG
- the urtA gene encoding urea ABC transporter substrate-binding protein, translating to MTRGIRRRDFIVFGSVAAGSILLKACGGETTTTTEGSPSPAAGGETIKVGILHSLSGTMAISEKSVVDSTMMAIKEINDAGGVLGKQIEAIQEDGASDWPTFNEKAKKLIQQDKVVTVFGCWTSASRKAVLPTFEAEDHMLWYPVQYEGQECSKNIFYTGAAPNQQIEPSVTWLMEQYPGKPFFLVGSDYVFPRTANTIIKAQLAAKGGKVVGEDYIPLGGTEVTPIISKIKAAMPDGGIIYNSLNGDSNVAFFKQLQGAGMGPDKYPSMSVSIAEEEVQAIGVEYLKGHFAAWNYFQTVDTPANKVFVANFKKMYGEDRVVNDPMEAGYIAVNIWKQAVEKAGTADDLNKVRMAALGQTFDAPEGNVTMENNHHLSKWVRIGKVQDDGLFEIVYSTDGPVAPLPWNQFVPETKGFACDWSDPAKGGKFKMS from the coding sequence ATGACCAGGGGCATTCGGCGGCGTGACTTTATCGTATTTGGTTCCGTGGCGGCCGGGAGTATTCTCCTCAAGGCTTGTGGCGGCGAAACAACAACCACAACGGAGGGTTCTCCTAGCCCAGCAGCCGGTGGCGAAACCATTAAGGTTGGGATTTTGCACTCCCTCAGCGGCACGATGGCCATTAGTGAAAAAAGTGTTGTTGATTCCACGATGATGGCGATCAAAGAAATTAATGACGCAGGCGGTGTCCTCGGCAAGCAAATTGAAGCGATCCAAGAAGATGGGGCCTCTGACTGGCCAACCTTTAACGAAAAAGCCAAGAAACTGATCCAGCAGGATAAGGTTGTCACTGTTTTTGGCTGTTGGACATCTGCCAGCCGCAAAGCCGTGTTGCCCACCTTTGAAGCCGAAGATCATATGCTTTGGTATCCCGTCCAGTACGAAGGGCAAGAATGCTCGAAAAATATTTTCTACACTGGTGCAGCTCCCAACCAGCAGATTGAACCCTCTGTGACTTGGTTAATGGAGCAATATCCCGGTAAACCCTTCTTCCTGGTGGGGTCTGACTATGTGTTCCCCCGCACCGCCAATACGATCATCAAGGCCCAGTTGGCCGCTAAGGGGGGCAAGGTTGTCGGTGAAGACTACATTCCCTTGGGCGGTACAGAAGTCACCCCGATTATTTCCAAAATCAAGGCGGCGATGCCCGATGGCGGGATTATCTACAACAGCTTAAACGGGGACAGCAACGTTGCCTTCTTCAAACAATTGCAAGGGGCTGGGATGGGGCCAGATAAATATCCTTCTATGTCTGTCAGTATCGCCGAAGAAGAAGTCCAGGCCATTGGGGTGGAATATTTGAAAGGTCACTTTGCGGCCTGGAACTATTTCCAAACCGTGGATACCCCGGCCAACAAGGTCTTTGTGGCTAACTTCAAGAAAATGTACGGAGAAGATCGGGTCGTCAACGATCCGATGGAAGCGGGTTACATTGCTGTCAATATTTGGAAGCAAGCCGTTGAGAAAGCTGGAACTGCTGATGACCTCAACAAAGTTCGGATGGCGGCTCTTGGGCAAACCTTTGATGCTCCAGAAGGAAACGTGACGATGGAAAATAACCACCACTTGTCCAAATGGGTCCGGATCGGTAAGGTTCAGGATGATGGACTCTTTGAGATTGTCTATTCTACTGATGGCCCCGTTGCGCCTCTGCCCTGGAACCAATTTGTCCCGGAAACTAAGGGCTTTGCCTGTGACTGGTCTGATCCAGCTAAAGGTGGCAAGTTCAAAATGAGCTAA
- a CDS encoding MBL fold metallo-hydrolase: MRRRQFFRYVQGGAIASLGVAWSAQAQSGGSLGVQWFGHTCFLFTGSGQRILSNPFQPRGCTKNLPAPKVASNIVMISSRLLDEGFVEGLPGRPKLLFEPGSYTVNGIKFQGVRTNHDRVGGYRFGTNVAWAWTQGGIKILQLGGIAAPITLEQKILMGKPDLLIIPVGGSEKAYTPEEAKAAINFLDPRVVIPSHYLTKGADPKACDLKPLEAFLEIMAGTTIRRVGGSSISLSPSSLPTSLVINVLSL, encoded by the coding sequence ATGCGTCGCCGTCAGTTTTTTCGCTATGTCCAAGGGGGTGCAATTGCCAGCTTAGGGGTTGCTTGGTCGGCCCAGGCCCAGTCTGGTGGCTCTTTGGGGGTGCAATGGTTCGGCCATACCTGTTTCTTGTTTACGGGCAGTGGACAACGAATTCTCAGTAACCCGTTTCAACCCCGTGGCTGCACCAAAAACCTGCCGGCCCCAAAAGTCGCTAGTAATATTGTCATGATTAGCAGTCGGCTCTTGGATGAAGGCTTTGTGGAAGGCTTACCCGGCCGGCCAAAATTGCTCTTTGAACCCGGTTCCTACACTGTCAATGGGATTAAATTTCAAGGCGTTCGGACTAATCATGATCGGGTCGGGGGCTATCGGTTTGGTACCAATGTAGCCTGGGCCTGGACGCAGGGGGGAATTAAAATCCTCCAACTGGGCGGAATTGCTGCACCCATTACCTTAGAGCAAAAAATCCTCATGGGTAAACCCGATTTACTGATTATTCCCGTTGGTGGTAGTGAAAAAGCCTACACCCCAGAAGAAGCTAAAGCCGCCATCAATTTTCTCGACCCCCGTGTGGTCATTCCCAGCCATTATTTAACGAAAGGAGCAGATCCGAAGGCCTGTGACCTAAAACCCCTGGAAGCCTTTTTAGAGATCATGGCCGGGACAACCATTCGCCGCGTTGGGGGTAGCAGTATTTCCTTGAGTCCGAGTAGCTTACCAACAAGTCTAGTAATTAACGTTCTGTCTCTCTAG
- the urtC gene encoding urea ABC transporter permease subunit UrtC: MTPTLAPPVLQKSPRSRKKQLITEAIVVAVVALILLFVMPWIFAQAGQGVRVNQLGRFMALAIAALGIDLIWGYTGLLSLGHGLFFALGGYALAMYLQLQPLPGQTEVLIPEFFTLYGVDKLPWFWEPFYSFPFTLAAIIVIPGLVAAAFGYLIFRNRIKGVYFSILTQAALIVFFNFFNGQQKLINGTNGLKTDTATIFGVLVGSPPVQTTFYALSILFVIVGYVLCRWLTSGRMGRMLVAIRDDETRVRFSGYNPTGYKVFVFAISAILAGIAGALFTVQSGIITPSSSMSVAFSIEMVIWVAVGGRGTLIGAVLGTLIVNFAKTLLSEQFPAFWLFFQGALFLIVVTVLPMGILGWFRTTGWKFIWGRFGPQPIETYPSLELDPEVEYERETIEHQQSDR; encoded by the coding sequence ATGACTCCAACACTTGCTCCCCCTGTCCTCCAAAAATCACCCCGCAGTCGTAAAAAGCAACTCATTACTGAAGCGATTGTCGTAGCCGTGGTTGCCCTGATTTTACTCTTTGTCATGCCTTGGATTTTTGCCCAGGCCGGTCAGGGGGTACGGGTCAACCAGTTGGGGCGGTTTATGGCCTTGGCGATTGCGGCCTTGGGGATTGACTTAATTTGGGGCTATACGGGTTTACTCAGTTTGGGCCATGGCTTGTTTTTTGCCTTGGGTGGCTATGCCTTGGCCATGTATTTACAGTTGCAGCCATTACCGGGGCAAACTGAAGTCCTGATTCCTGAGTTTTTTACTCTCTATGGGGTGGACAAACTGCCCTGGTTTTGGGAGCCGTTTTATTCCTTTCCCTTTACATTAGCGGCAATTATTGTCATCCCAGGCCTGGTGGCAGCGGCATTCGGCTATTTGATTTTCCGCAACCGGATCAAAGGCGTTTATTTCTCAATCCTGACCCAGGCCGCCTTAATTGTATTTTTTAACTTCTTCAATGGGCAACAAAAGCTCATTAATGGAACCAATGGCCTGAAAACCGATACCGCCACGATTTTTGGAGTCTTAGTCGGCTCACCCCCGGTTCAAACCACTTTTTACGCCCTCAGTATTCTCTTTGTTATTGTTGGCTATGTCCTCTGTCGGTGGTTAACCAGTGGGCGCATGGGGCGGATGTTGGTGGCGATTCGGGACGATGAAACTCGGGTGCGATTTTCTGGCTATAACCCCACCGGCTACAAGGTGTTTGTGTTTGCGATTTCGGCAATTTTGGCTGGGATTGCGGGGGCTTTGTTTACAGTTCAGTCTGGGATCATTACCCCGAGTTCCTCCATGAGTGTGGCTTTTTCCATTGAAATGGTGATTTGGGTTGCGGTTGGGGGGCGGGGGACATTGATCGGGGCAGTCCTAGGAACCCTAATTGTCAACTTTGCCAAAACCCTTTTAAGTGAGCAATTTCCTGCCTTTTGGCTGTTTTTCCAAGGCGCTTTATTCCTGATTGTGGTCACTGTCTTACCGATGGGGATTTTAGGCTGGTTCCGCACCACAGGTTGGAAATTCATTTGGGGACGCTTTGGCCCACAACCCATCGAAACCTATCCCAGTCTTGAGCTAGATCCAGAGGTGGAGTATGAGCGGGAAACTATTGAGCATCAGCAATCTGACCGTTAG
- a CDS encoding Coenzyme F420 hydrogenase/dehydrogenase, beta subunit C-terminal domain, with the protein MTITPSHKKAKAIAANSRRPAKELCSECGLCDTYYIHYVKEACAFINQQFDTLETQTHGRSRDLDNWDECYFGVHQEMITARKTDPIPGAQWTGIVSSIAIAMLNQGWVEGVVCVQNTPEDRFQPRPIIARTPAEILAARVNKPTLSPNLSVLEEIEKSGLKRLLVIGVGCQIQALRAVEDKLGLEKLYVLGTPCVDNVTRAGLQKFLDTTSRSPDTVIYYEFMQDFRVHFKHEDGSTETVPFFGLNTKELKDVFAPSCMSCFDYVNGLADLVVGYMGAPFGWQWITVRNQTGREMLSLVQDQLETQPMISQGNRQAAVQQSIPAYDKGVTLPMWAAKLMGVVIEKVGPKGLEYARFSIDSHFTRNYLYTLRNYPSKLAAHVPEFAKKIVDQYRLPKT; encoded by the coding sequence ATGACCATCACACCCTCCCACAAGAAAGCCAAAGCTATCGCCGCTAACAGCCGCCGCCCGGCCAAGGAGCTGTGCAGTGAATGTGGTCTGTGTGATACCTATTACATCCATTACGTCAAAGAAGCCTGTGCCTTTATCAATCAACAGTTTGACACCCTCGAAACCCAGACCCATGGGCGTTCCCGAGATCTAGACAATTGGGATGAATGTTATTTCGGGGTACACCAGGAAATGATCACCGCCCGTAAAACCGATCCGATTCCAGGGGCCCAGTGGACAGGGATTGTGAGTTCCATTGCCATTGCCATGCTCAATCAAGGCTGGGTGGAAGGCGTGGTTTGTGTCCAAAATACCCCAGAAGATCGCTTTCAACCCCGGCCGATCATTGCCCGCACCCCAGCAGAAATCTTAGCGGCAAGAGTCAATAAACCAACCCTCTCTCCTAACTTGTCGGTATTGGAAGAAATTGAAAAATCCGGCTTAAAGCGCCTACTGGTGATTGGGGTCGGTTGCCAGATCCAAGCCTTGCGGGCCGTGGAAGATAAGTTGGGCCTGGAAAAGCTGTATGTGCTAGGAACTCCCTGTGTCGATAATGTGACGCGGGCAGGCCTGCAAAAGTTTTTAGATACGACTAGCCGTTCCCCCGATACCGTGATTTATTACGAATTTATGCAGGATTTTCGGGTGCATTTTAAGCATGAGGATGGCTCTACAGAAACCGTGCCCTTTTTTGGCTTGAATACCAAAGAACTAAAAGATGTCTTTGCCCCCTCGTGCATGAGTTGTTTTGATTATGTCAATGGCCTAGCGGATTTAGTCGTCGGCTATATGGGCGCGCCCTTCGGCTGGCAATGGATTACGGTTCGAAATCAAACGGGTCGGGAAATGTTGTCACTGGTTCAAGATCAACTGGAAACCCAGCCGATGATCTCCCAAGGAAATCGCCAGGCCGCCGTGCAGCAAAGTATTCCGGCTTACGACAAGGGTGTGACCTTACCCATGTGGGCGGCAAAGTTGATGGGGGTTGTCATTGAGAAAGTTGGCCCGAAAGGCTTGGAATATGCCCGTTTTTCCATAGATTCCCACTTCACCCGCAATTATCTTTATACGCTGCGGAATTACCCCAGTAAACTTGCGGCCCATGTCCCCGAATTTGCCAAGAAAATCGTTGATCAGTACCGTTTACCCAAAACTTAA